A region of the Scomber scombrus chromosome 17, fScoSco1.1, whole genome shotgun sequence genome:
CATTCTGCTTAGGCGGGGCATCACACCAGACGCTCTGTTCGCTTATTGGACGCTCACCGCTAAGCCCATGACTCGCCAGCCAATCGGAGGTGTCAGTCGATCTGACGAGCCTGCTGATTGAAAGGAATATTCTCTTTATGGTGGTGCTGCTGCATCTCGGCGACGCATCGGTGTGGATGGGGGACATCTCGGCGAGTTTACAGAATAACAGCTGAGCACCCGAAGCAACATGGATATCCTGAAGTCACTGGGCCACCCGGAGGAAATATTCaacctctttaaatttaaaatgggGGGATGCAGAACCGTCATGCCAAAGTTGGATTATGTGAGTAAACACTTCATTGCGAAAACATAGGCCTATACCAAGAAGTAAACTTGTGACATGGACATTGATGACATGGTTGCATTTGCACGTTTGCCTCATGTATCGAGTAGTACACAACGTTCTGCATTTCACAGCATCAACATACCGGCTTCATGCGGAAAACCCTCATAGGCTTATTAACAACTAGGTCTTCATGTGCTTAGTGTACACATCCTGAACCGTGATGGATTGACCTGTAAGGTGCTCCGTTTAGCACCTTAATGAGCCGATGGAACCGGAGTCAGTAATTGGACTGTCAAATGATCTGTGCTCACTCATGTGTCGCTGGCTCAGATAGAGAGATGACCATTGAGTTGGGATTTAGGTTATATAATAAGCTTGGAGGGCTCAGCAGCAGGGAGGGATGCTGTGCGCATGTTTGACGGCTAATCctacttttttaaaaccaaTGTGAACCAGAGACAAACAGCCTGCAGCGAGTCCTCCATAGGCCTCTATTTTGATTGTCAGCACTGGACAATAATTAGCCTATATAATCCATACATCTCATCCGAGAAGAATAGGTCACTGTCAACAATGGCAGTGTTGGATTGgcgtatatactgtataaaatgctACAAAAATGTATAAGATCAGGCAGTTCCCCAGTAGATGGCATGTTGTTACACGTCTGTTGCTCACGTTATGCACCTTAAATTATTGCTTTACCTTTAGTGCCACAGTGACAGACTAACATAGGTGCCACTACTACAGTGTCAAATATATTGTTTGTAGCTGTTAAACAAGCATTGACCTGTTTCTGAGACCATTTTGTGACCTGATGGGCTAAATTACagtgttgggaaggttacttgtGAAATGCTACAGATTTGTAGTTAAGTAACTATTTTAATGATTTCGTCAAGGTattgtaacttattacatttgaatactttttgattacttttctaacaAATGTACTGAACTGGGCAATAAAGCTGAAAAGTCCTAAAACTTACATTTAAAGCAGGCAGTGTAAACTTCACATCAACATTGATTTGATTACaatcaaacttttattaaaagttCTTTAATATGAATTCAAAACAAGTCACTGGTATGTAGATGGCAAACAAACTGACTAcaataaaggaaacatataACCAAGTCCACATTCAGACAGGTGGAGAATGTGAGTTGGATCTGACACTATTTTCTGTGACAAGTGCTTTTTTAACACCTGTAATTTTCACAACAGTTTGCATTAGACAAGCAATCTGTGACTGTGACAACTGTACCATCAAGTTACCAAACCAGACTGTAATACCATATTGTGTAATACTCTCTAACACTACATTGTAAATAGTCACTTGAACTTCTGCTAAACTCCATAGACCCCAAGACTGTATACATCCGCTGTTGAAGTCTAGAGCAGAGACTTTCAACATGGACCCTCCAGTTGAGTGTGTTATCAATATGAACTTGAGGTATttgtaaatattgattttaacaaaaagaaaagtacaaGCAGCAGAATGAATGTTATATTCTACATATAAGCTTTTTACCAAACAAAGTCAGATTTAACCCCATTGTAATCACCAACATCTTGATTAGTAACTGTTTCTCCTtgactgtaacagattacagttatattcattttataatttaagtACCTAACACTGTTACATGTAATTAGTTATTCCCCAAACACTGCTTATCAGGTGAATTAATGCAGACATCATATagtctgtttgtttgctgttaCCAAACCTGTTCTATTTGGTCAGCAGATCATCAGTATTTACATCACCTTTTAGCGCAGCAGGGATCAGCAATTAGATTCAACCTGGCACCAGTTTTGAGTCATAGttcaaatgaattaatttaataatataattgatAGATGAAACAAGCAAATATAATTTCCCCATTAGTAAGTAAAGGACTTATATCAACACAAATCTGGcagaaatgactgaaaatgcCTCCTCTGTGTTACACTACGAGCTATAGATGTAGTATATTTGCTATCTATCCATAGCTGATTTGTAAAAAGTAGACCTATCCGTTTTGATGTAAACTACGAAAGTAAACAGTGTAGCTTTCTTCAGAGGCTAAACGATTTTTTTGGAGGGCCAGATTTGGCCCACCACTGCTACACAAAGATGAAAACAATTGATGTCAGGTCAGGTCACAGATTTTAATGTAATATCTGTGCATCCATCTGTCATTCCCACGGTCTCCCACCAGGTGTCAGCAGACACTGTCGTAGCTTGCAGCATACTTCCCTAAACAGCTCGAATCGCTCCTTTTTGATTGTTGTTTTGCTTGCTCTATGTCAATACGAGACTGGAGTAAAGATGATAGTATTTTAAATGCAGTCCACTGGAAACCTAAAAGACGTCACTCCAGGCCAAATTATTTCTGCATGTGAGGCAAGATTTATACAATAAGATTTGCAGATAAATATCTTCACATTGGCTCATATGTTTCCCGTTTAAGACCCTCTGGCTTCGCTCTGGTGCTTGCGACCCTTGTAACGTAAGTTTTATGTGCGCACGTCTCGTTCAAATGCAGATAGTTTCCCTGCAACAAGTAGATGTTGAAACGCAGCAGAGTTGTTTGGGGTAGAGGTGGGAGTGTCTGTGCATGGTGTTGTGTCAGACTTATCAGCTGATCTACAAACACTCTGGACAGAGCGCGCTCACATACACAGTTCGCACGCGCTATTTGGAGATCAGTGGCGCGCTTCACTGAGCTCGTGCGCTTTTCAACGTCCTCCCCAAAGTGTTTTTTCACCTCCCTCGACCCCTCAACCAGCTTGTCCTCTACATGGACTGTGCGTTGGGAGTCTCTCCTCCACCCACCGAGGCGTCCAAATGGTCGGCGTCGTTTCATAGCTGCAGTGTCTCTGGTGCTGCGGGCCTGTTTTTCGCATGGCCGGAGCTTGCTGCAAGTGTCAAGTCTCTTTAACCGTGTTCAAGCGCTCTCTCTCGGTGGCGCCGCGGGGCTCTGGGTCCGCTGCACGATCGCTCCTACCGGGCTGGAGGATGGCGGAGCGGGGCCTGCAGGAGGCCGCCCGACCCTCCAGCGCCCTAAGACCCGCAGGCTTATACCGACACACGGTCTTCTCTTATCTCTCCTGCCAGGAGTCCATGAGCGACAGCCTGCGGACCTGCTACCTGTACCTGAACCAAACCAGCCGGAGTTTTGCAGCTGTGATTCAAGCGCTGGACGGAGAGTTAAGGTGAGTAAAGCTGCATCATGGCTGTTTGTTGGTCTGAGTCCAGGTGAGGGGTGTGTCTGCAGGCATGTTGCTTTCATAAGTGCACAACTCTGGGGCGTTGGCTGGGGTAGCTCTTCCCCTCCCTGTAGCACTTCCCTATGGAAGTTGTGGTAAATAAAACACACGCTTTCTCAAGGTGGGCTTCACATACTTTCtctaataaaacatctaaaagcaaaaatcttatcagatgggggTCTGTAATCTAATTAGTCAGTAGTAGTCAGTTTAGGGGTCTTGTATGCGAAAAGGTTAAGGAACCACTGGTTTAAACTAGTCAGTAGCACTGACTAGACCAGTTGTTCCCAATCTGGAGGTCGGGACCCCCACAAGGGGTGGCTGCAGACATTTGAATATGTAACCCTTAACtttaacagacatttttcactgttctctgacattttatggacacaATGAATAATCATGACAATGTGTGACAGGTAGAATTAGCTTAATTTGAAGTATTCACAGGCCAGTTTAGTAATCACTGGACTAGACTTGTTTGCATTAGtctcattagaaaaaaaaagttcataatTGCACATGTGATGTACATGGACATATTTCCTTTGGCGTTGCAGTAAAGTCTAACAGCACAGCTATGCATGGCTTTAAAAATAGAtggcatgtgtttgtgtgtcagaatGAATGAACTGTACATACATTTGCACTGAAACACATAAGGAAAAGATACCTTATCAATCCAACCACAGCCAACTTTGTCAATAGACCAGAATGCATTGCAGTGCACGGCTGACCCAAGCCTCTTAAAGGACTGAGTGAAAACAGTTCAAACACACATCAGTTTCTTCACTGTATTAGTTTACTTATTTTATTGGAGGACTCTAATCTCTGTCAATTACAGTACCTACCAAGGAAAGAAGTTGTTTTAGATAAAGTTTTAGGACAGTATACAGTAAACTATGGAAGTTAAGGCTGCAATTAACAATAACTTCATTTatcaaataatcaaaatgtTCTCTTAATCTGCTAATTATTtactgtcagaaaatagtgCAAAATATTTATCACAACTTCTTAGAGCCATGGGTGACTTCTTCAAATTGAGTCTTTTGCagtcaacacacacaataatataaaaaaagtgaaGCAAGAAATCCATTAATTTGAAAAACTGGAACTAATCATAACTTTTGTTTATGAcgtaaacaataaaacagtcaaaattaTTGCAGATTAGTTTTCTGTTTATCTATTATGAATTAATTGATCATTACTTTCAGTTCTAGTAACACTCACTAATTATAAACAGATCCTGTGTAGAAACAGAAGATACAAGGATTGTGTTTAGGATTGACCTGCAGCAAAAGTTCAGCGGAAACTGCTAATGTTACAGACAGGcgtgtctgctgctgctgctgctgctgctgctgctgtgtgtccaATTTAAGACCACTGTACAGGTCAGAGCTGTCCAGGTCAGAGCTGTCAGTACAGAAATGGCAGctgtttgtaaacacacacatattagtCAGTGTGTGTAATTTATATATCCCCGGTCAAAGGGAATCCTCTAAATATAGGCTGACCTGATCTACCGAGTCCTCCTTGACACACATACTATTTTTGTCACTGTAAATCAGTGACAAGGCAACTTTTCAGTCCGCTTTCACACACTCAGCTAAAAGATTTCTgagtcatgttttaatattctcATCCCCTGTCTCCTGTCTCTATGATGCAGACATGCAGTTTGTATTTTCTACCTGGTCCTGCGGGCACTGGACACAGTGGAGGATGACATGAGCATCCCTCTGGACAAGAAGGTACCCATGCTGAATGATTTCCACACCTACCTCTACCAGGATGAGTGGAGTTTCAGTGAGAGCCAGGAGAAAGACCGGCAGGTTCTGGAGGATTTCCCCACGGTCAGTAGCTAGGCAGTAATACACAGTGAAATATTACgtacatttttagtttaaagTAGTTTCCTAATTTCTATGATGGAATGGGACTGAAAAGTCTTTATAAAAAACAGTTcacaaagaagaataaaaacctTTATCTCTCAGATAAAAGTTTGTGATAAGTGAGTAAATATAATCGGCATGTGTCTTTGTAATTCAGATATCACTGGAATTCAGAAACCTTGCTCTTGAGTACAGAGATGTCATCTCAGATATCTGCCACCGTATGGGAGTAGGAATGGCCGAATTCCTGGAGAAGAAAGTAGGATCCATGAAGGAGTGGGACCAGGTGAATATTAGCTTAGCTTTTTGTTACCGTTATGTTAGAAGAGTATAACAAATGAGTGATataaattacacaaacacacacaaagaggttTATGCAGCCTgtgctggctgtagctttagACATAAATAAGTAAACTGGCCAATTAGAGCAGAGATCCAACACAAGATATGTTAAGTGGTAACAGAATACTATTGTTTTGTCTTGTAAGTCTTTGACTTTGTGGAAAACGGTCTGAAATCTAAAGAGAATAGGTATGTAAAGTGAGTTTGAAAGTAAGCAATCATTTGCCCATCTGCACTGTCACAGATATGATAATTTCAGCCTCATtctgttaaaataatttcattttaatcttaCTGGTAGCTCAACTTACTTTGCACAGCAGAATGTGTGGCTTCATTTAAgcccaacacacagacacacatttaataCTGTAAAACTGTACACTAACTGTAAGCTTTTCGAAGTATTTTTATTGCTTCCTCATGTCATGAAAGCTCATgctatgttgtttttattttcctctgtgCAGTATTGCCACTATGTGGCAGGGCTGGTCGGCATCGGACTGTCTCGCCTCTTCTCCGCGTCTCAGCTCGAGGACCCTGAGGTGGGGCGTGACACCGAGCTGGCCAACTCCATGGGACTGTTCCTCCAGAAGACCAACATTATCCGAGACTATCTGGAGGACACACAAGAGGGGCGTGCTTTCTGGCCACAAGAGGTAGGAACGTGCTCTGGTGTGagtgagtttgttttttcttcatgtctGACCTGAGCCCACAGGTATGTAGTACGATagtgaaagaaaatacacatgaatgatgtgatgtatgttaagaaaaagaaaatttccaacatgttcttttttttaagtaaattgAGTTTTTGCTTTGCATTGTTTGCTATTTTATGAGTTTATCCACATTTTGTCCACATgcaatgttttgtgtgtaaatgtctcTTCTCGCTCCCTGTGCAGGCGTGGAGCCAGTTCGCAGGTCGCCTGGAGGACTTGGCTCAGCCAGAGAAGTTGGAGTCGGCTCTGTCCTGCCTCAACCTGCTGGTCACTGATGCTCTGCGCCACGTCCCAGATGTCATCACCTACCTGTCCCGCCTGCGGAACCAGAGCGTCTTCAATTTCTGTGCCATTCCACAGGTATAGATGCAGGTTTATGCTTTGTCTGTTATCTTTAGGTTAGTTTTTCTGAGTTGAAAAATTCTGCTCCAAGACaagctttaatttaatataaatcaATCTGTTTAATTTTTAGATTAgtaattttatctttttataaaatatctgaaatggGAAAAAATTATAACTATAATTTCCAAGAGGCGATGGCGAATCTCcaaatagtttgttttgtcagactaacagttgaaaatattcactttacagTGACTTAAAGCAGATAGACTTTATACGTTGGCAGATATAACCAGCAAGTGTACTCAACAACTAACTGGTTATCaatcattaatttatttcatttcctgcCACTTAATCATGATATTTCTCTGCTGACCAGGTGATGGCAATAGCGACACTATCTTTGTGCTACAACAACCCATTGGTGTTCCAGCGAGTAGTAAAAATCCGAAAGGGACAAGCTGTCACACTCATGATGGAGGCCACCAACATGAGAGCTGTGCAGACCATCATCACCCAGTACAGCCAGGAGGTGAGTGTGTGCTGTCTCGCTGAAATCATATTGGTGCCCTTCAGCACAATCAaccttgtttttctctcccctgCAGATTCTACAGAAGGTCTCCCTCACTGACCCGTCACGGGACAAGACCCTGCACATCCTGGCGCTAATCCGAGAGAAGTCCGCCCTGTCACAGTCGAGCCTCCCCTCCAGGACCCACCACCTTTCACCCATGTACCTATCTGCTGCCATGCTGCTCGCCGCTCTCAGTTGGCAGTACCTCAGCACCACTGCAGCACAGGCGCAGGGTACCAACGACATGCAGGGACAGTGAATCACTCTTC
Encoded here:
- the fdft1 gene encoding squalene synthase isoform X2 translates to MDILKSLGHPEEIFNLFKFKMGGCRTVMPKLDYESMSDSLRTCYLYLNQTSRSFAAVIQALDGELRHAVCIFYLVLRALDTVEDDMSIPLDKKVPMLNDFHTYLYQDEWSFSESQEKDRQVLEDFPTISLEFRNLALEYRDVISDICHRMGVGMAEFLEKKVGSMKEWDQYCHYVAGLVGIGLSRLFSASQLEDPEVGRDTELANSMGLFLQKTNIIRDYLEDTQEGRAFWPQEAWSQFAGRLEDLAQPEKLESALSCLNLLVTDALRHVPDVITYLSRLRNQSVFNFCAIPQVMAIATLSLCYNNPLVFQRVVKIRKGQAVTLMMEATNMRAVQTIITQYSQEILQKVSLTDPSRDKTLHILALIREKSALSQSSLPSRTHHLSPMYLSAAMLLAALSWQYLSTTAAQAQGTNDMQGQ
- the fdft1 gene encoding squalene synthase isoform X1, producing the protein MAGACCKCQVSLTVFKRSLSVAPRGSGSAARSLLPGWRMAERGLQEAARPSSALRPAGLYRHTVFSYLSCQESMSDSLRTCYLYLNQTSRSFAAVIQALDGELRHAVCIFYLVLRALDTVEDDMSIPLDKKVPMLNDFHTYLYQDEWSFSESQEKDRQVLEDFPTISLEFRNLALEYRDVISDICHRMGVGMAEFLEKKVGSMKEWDQYCHYVAGLVGIGLSRLFSASQLEDPEVGRDTELANSMGLFLQKTNIIRDYLEDTQEGRAFWPQEAWSQFAGRLEDLAQPEKLESALSCLNLLVTDALRHVPDVITYLSRLRNQSVFNFCAIPQVMAIATLSLCYNNPLVFQRVVKIRKGQAVTLMMEATNMRAVQTIITQYSQEILQKVSLTDPSRDKTLHILALIREKSALSQSSLPSRTHHLSPMYLSAAMLLAALSWQYLSTTAAQAQGTNDMQGQ